From [Clostridium] symbiosum, a single genomic window includes:
- a CDS encoding Gfo/Idh/MocA family oxidoreductase, translating to MDRNRKNYRWAVLGCGVIANELAEAMGKQGRKPAAVGNRTREKAVAYAEKYGIEKVYEDFHQMFTDDEIDIIYITTPHNTHITFILEALRNGKHVLCEKSITLNSEELSLAVRTAREYGVILAEAMTLYHMPVYRKLREITESGALGPLRLIQMNFGSYKEYDMKNRFFNRELAGGALLDIGVYALSFVRWFMSEKPDQVVSQVKFAPTGVDEQAGILLMNRAQEMASVSLSLHAKQPKRGMVSFDRGYIEIYDYPRAEKAVITYTEDGRTETVGEGKTEEALMYEVMDMELAVSGAADRMHLDFTEDVMEIMTDLRREWGMKYPEEE from the coding sequence ATGGATAGAAATCGGAAGAACTACCGCTGGGCGGTACTGGGCTGTGGTGTGATTGCCAATGAACTGGCGGAGGCAATGGGAAAGCAGGGAAGAAAACCGGCTGCGGTGGGGAACAGGACGCGGGAAAAGGCAGTTGCATATGCTGAAAAGTATGGGATTGAGAAAGTTTATGAAGACTTTCATCAGATGTTTACCGATGATGAAATTGACATTATCTATATAACGACGCCGCATAATACGCATATCACGTTTATTCTGGAGGCGCTGAGAAACGGGAAACATGTCCTTTGTGAAAAGTCTATTACCCTTAATTCAGAGGAGCTGTCGCTGGCGGTCCGGACGGCGCGGGAATACGGCGTTATCCTTGCGGAAGCCATGACGCTTTACCACATGCCCGTATACAGGAAATTACGCGAGATAACGGAGTCGGGGGCTCTGGGACCCCTCCGTTTGATCCAGATGAATTTCGGCAGCTATAAGGAGTATGATATGAAAAACCGCTTTTTCAACCGTGAGCTGGCCGGAGGAGCGCTCTTGGATATTGGAGTGTACGCCCTTTCCTTTGTGAGATGGTTCATGTCGGAAAAGCCGGATCAGGTTGTGTCGCAGGTCAAATTTGCCCCCACCGGGGTGGATGAGCAGGCTGGAATCCTTCTGATGAACCGGGCACAGGAGATGGCTTCCGTTTCCCTTTCCCTTCATGCTAAACAGCCGAAGCGCGGTATGGTTTCGTTCGACAGGGGGTATATTGAGATTTATGATTATCCCAGGGCGGAGAAAGCAGTTATCACTTATACGGAAGACGGCCGGACGGAAACGGTCGGGGAGGGAAAGACAGAGGAGGCCCTGATGTATGAGGTCATGGATATGGAGCTGGCTGTTTCGGGAGCGGCGGACAGGATGCATCTGGATTTCACGGAGGACGTCATGGAGATTATGACGGACCTGCGCAGGGAATGGGGAATGAAATATCCGGAGGAAGAATAG
- the hutH gene encoding histidine ammonia-lyase, with product MNKVVITGQDLTVEQIVAVCRECAPLELSEETKKSVLESRQIVDDLIAEEKVVYGITTGFGKFSDVVISQDQCKDLQKNLIITHAVGAGNPFTKDIARGIMLLRINNLAKGFSGIRLETLQTMVDMLNKGVTPIIPEKGSLGASGDLAPLSHMVLPMIGLGLAEYEGEVLPGAEAMAKAGIPTIELSAKEGLALNNGTQAMTSAGSLALYDALNLLKVADITAALGFEAQNGVVDALDHRVHDVRPHSGQLATARNLLRLLEGSKNTTRQGEIRVQDAYSLRCCPQIHGASKDAVNYVKEHVNIEINSVTDNPIIFKDDRAGISGGNFHGQPMALSFDFLKIAESELANVAERRIERLVNPAYSGLPAFLTPNGGVNSGFMIVQYSAAALVSENKVLAHPASVDSIPSSAGQEDHVSMGTIAARQAGEIGRNVRRVLAMDLMVACQGIDMRGNKGLGKGTQAAYDLVRKEVARLEEDRPLYDDINYCENIIADGSLIKAVEEAIGGSIEI from the coding sequence ATGAACAAAGTAGTAATTACAGGACAGGATTTAACAGTAGAACAGATCGTAGCAGTTTGCCGTGAGTGCGCACCACTTGAACTGTCGGAGGAGACCAAAAAGAGCGTTCTGGAATCCAGACAGATTGTAGATGATTTAATAGCAGAAGAGAAGGTTGTTTACGGAATCACAACAGGATTCGGAAAATTCAGCGATGTTGTTATTTCCCAGGATCAGTGTAAAGACTTACAGAAAAACCTGATCATCACACATGCGGTTGGCGCAGGCAATCCTTTCACAAAAGATATCGCAAGAGGAATTATGCTTCTTCGTATCAACAACCTGGCAAAAGGTTTCTCCGGAATCCGTCTTGAGACACTTCAGACCATGGTTGACATGCTGAACAAGGGCGTTACACCAATCATTCCGGAGAAAGGTTCATTAGGAGCTTCCGGTGACCTTGCTCCATTATCCCATATGGTACTTCCGATGATCGGACTTGGCCTTGCAGAGTACGAGGGAGAAGTTCTTCCAGGTGCTGAAGCTATGGCAAAAGCAGGTATCCCGACCATCGAATTGTCTGCAAAGGAAGGTCTTGCACTGAACAACGGTACACAGGCCATGACATCCGCAGGTTCCCTTGCTCTTTACGATGCACTGAACCTTCTGAAAGTAGCAGATATCACGGCAGCTCTGGGCTTTGAGGCACAGAACGGCGTTGTAGATGCACTTGACCACAGAGTACATGATGTACGTCCACATTCCGGACAGCTTGCAACAGCAAGAAACCTGTTAAGACTCCTGGAAGGCAGCAAGAACACAACACGCCAGGGTGAAATCCGCGTACAGGATGCTTATTCCTTACGTTGCTGCCCACAGATTCACGGCGCAAGCAAAGATGCTGTTAACTATGTTAAAGAACATGTAAATATTGAGATTAATTCCGTAACAGATAACCCAATCATCTTCAAAGACGACAGAGCAGGAATCTCCGGCGGTAACTTCCACGGACAGCCAATGGCACTGAGCTTTGACTTCTTAAAGATTGCAGAATCTGAGTTAGCCAACGTTGCAGAGAGACGTATCGAGCGTCTTGTTAACCCGGCTTACAGCGGACTTCCGGCATTCCTTACACCAAACGGCGGCGTTAACTCCGGTTTCATGATTGTTCAGTACTCCGCAGCTGCTTTAGTTTCTGAGAATAAAGTTCTGGCACATCCGGCCAGCGTAGACAGCATTCCATCCTCCGCAGGTCAGGAAGACCACGTAAGTATGGGTACAATCGCTGCAAGACAGGCTGGAGAAATCGGCCGCAACGTAAGACGTGTTCTGGCTATGGACCTTATGGTGGCATGCCAGGGTATCGATATGAGAGGCAACAAGGGTCTTGGCAAGGGTACACAGGCCGCTTACGATTTAGTCCGTAAGGAAGTTGCACGTCTTGAGGAAGATCGTCCGTTATACGACGATATCAATTACTGTGAAAATATTATCGCTGACGGCTCCTTAATTAAGGCCGTAGAAGAAGCAATCGGCGGTTCTATTGAGATTTAA
- a CDS encoding urocanate hydratase encodes MNNSEIGKAMTIKLDPVLPEYPVFKEGIRRAPMRELTLSDHEKKLAVKNALRYIPEELHEQLAPEFMEELLTHGRIYGYRFMPKGEIHGKPIDEYKGNCIQGKAFQVMIDNNLSHEIALYPYELVTYGETGQVCQNWMQYQLLKKYLEVLTDEQTLVVMSGHPLGLFHSHKQAPRVIITNGLMVGEGDNPEKWAKATAMGCSSYGQMTAGGWMYIGPQGIVHGTFNTILNAGRKFLGVPADGDLAGHLFVTSGLGGMSGAQPKAIEIAGGVGIVAEVDYSRIETRHSQGWVSKIAETPEEAFKLAHEYMEKKEAMSIAFHGNIVDLLEYAVNENIHIELLSDQTSCHVPYDGGYCPQGLTFEQRTEMLDHDKEKFCKMVDATLTKHFHLIQTLVSRGAYFFDYGNAFMKAVYDAGNKDISKNGVDTSEGFIFPSYVEDILGPELFDYGYGPFRWCCLSGKHEDLVKTDHAAMDIIDPNRRFQDRDNWVWIRDAEKNKLVVGTQCRILYQDALGRRDIALRFNEMVRNGEIGPVMLGRDHHDTGGTDSPYRETSNIYDGSNFTADMATHCFAGNAARGMSLIALHNGGGTGIGKAINGGFGLVLDGSELTDQIIRESIPWDTMVGVSRRNWARNEHSIETVAEYNKQFADTDTITMPYIADDALIERVFKEATSK; translated from the coding sequence ATGAACAATAGTGAAATCGGAAAAGCTATGACAATCAAACTTGACCCGGTACTCCCGGAGTATCCCGTTTTTAAAGAAGGCATCCGCCGCGCTCCAATGAGAGAGCTTACTTTATCAGATCACGAGAAAAAACTGGCTGTAAAGAATGCCCTCCGTTACATCCCTGAAGAGCTTCACGAGCAGTTAGCTCCAGAATTCATGGAGGAGCTTCTCACACATGGACGTATTTACGGATACCGTTTCATGCCGAAGGGAGAAATCCACGGAAAACCAATCGATGAATACAAAGGCAACTGTATTCAGGGTAAAGCATTCCAGGTTATGATTGACAATAACTTAAGCCACGAAATTGCTCTTTATCCATATGAACTTGTTACTTACGGCGAGACAGGCCAGGTTTGCCAGAACTGGATGCAGTACCAGTTGCTGAAAAAATACCTTGAGGTTCTGACAGACGAGCAGACACTTGTTGTTATGTCCGGTCATCCTCTTGGACTGTTCCATTCCCACAAACAGGCTCCACGTGTTATCATCACAAACGGCTTGATGGTAGGTGAAGGCGACAACCCTGAGAAATGGGCAAAAGCAACCGCTATGGGATGCTCTTCCTATGGACAGATGACAGCCGGCGGCTGGATGTATATCGGACCGCAGGGTATCGTTCACGGAACATTCAACACAATCTTAAACGCAGGACGTAAATTCCTTGGCGTTCCGGCAGACGGAGATCTTGCAGGCCACTTATTCGTAACAAGCGGACTTGGCGGCATGAGCGGCGCTCAGCCAAAAGCTATCGAGATCGCAGGCGGCGTTGGTATCGTTGCCGAGGTTGACTATTCCAGAATTGAGACAAGACACAGCCAGGGCTGGGTAAGCAAAATTGCCGAGACACCGGAAGAGGCATTCAAACTGGCTCATGAATACATGGAGAAAAAAGAAGCTATGTCCATCGCCTTCCACGGCAATATCGTAGACCTTCTTGAATATGCGGTTAACGAGAATATTCATATTGAACTTCTCTCCGACCAGACATCCTGCCACGTTCCTTACGACGGAGGCTACTGCCCACAGGGCCTTACCTTTGAGCAGAGAACTGAAATGCTTGACCACGACAAAGAGAAATTCTGCAAGATGGTAGATGCGACTCTGACAAAGCATTTCCATTTAATCCAGACTCTGGTTTCCAGAGGCGCTTACTTCTTCGATTACGGCAACGCATTCATGAAGGCCGTATACGATGCAGGCAATAAAGATATCTCCAAGAACGGTGTAGATACAAGCGAAGGCTTCATCTTCCCATCCTACGTAGAGGATATCTTAGGACCGGAGTTATTTGACTATGGTTACGGCCCGTTCAGATGGTGCTGCTTATCCGGCAAACACGAGGATCTGGTTAAAACAGACCACGCTGCTATGGATATCATTGATCCGAACAGAAGATTCCAGGATCGCGACAACTGGGTATGGATCCGCGACGCTGAGAAGAATAAACTTGTTGTTGGTACACAGTGCCGTATCCTTTACCAGGATGCACTCGGAAGACGCGACATCGCTCTCAGATTCAACGAGATGGTTAGAAACGGAGAAATCGGACCGGTTATGCTTGGACGTGACCACCATGATACAGGCGGTACAGACTCTCCATACCGTGAGACAAGTAACATCTATGACGGTTCCAACTTTACCGCTGATATGGCTACTCACTGCTTCGCAGGTAACGCAGCAAGGGGTATGAGCTTAATCGCTCTCCACAACGGCGGCGGTACAGGTATCGGTAAAGCAATCAACGGCGGTTTCGGCCTTGTTCTGGACGGTTCCGAACTGACAGACCAGATTATCCGCGAGTCGATTCCGTGGGATACCATGGTTGGTGTTTCCAGAAGAAACTGGGCAAGAAACGAGCACTCTATCGAGACTGTAGCTGAGTACAACAAACAGTTTGCCGACACAGATACAATCACAATGCCTTACATTGCCGATGACGCTCTGATTGAGAGAGTTTTCAAAGAGGCAACATCCAAATAA
- a CDS encoding MATE family efflux transporter: MARDMTQGGITKHLLAYAVPLMFANLLQQLYQTVDSIIVGQYNGKEALAAIGAAGPIMNILIFLIVGLSLGASILMSEYFGAHDYDALKAEMATSLVSGFLLTVVLSLLSFAGSGLFITLTRTPAEIAPMAADYLRVISLGLIFTFFYNILSAGLRSLGDARAPLYVLCITTVLHVLLAVYMVGRLNMGVQGAAYATVISQAVSSLMLFLYIKLKVPYLRLTLTELRIRMDFLRKTIDFSAISALQQTVLYIGRLLVQSGINTLGVDAVAAFNAVSIIDSYILAPGDSLAASVTTFTAQNKGAKQYKRIPTGLKTVVVMAEIYIITISALVLIGKNQLLGIFLKPEEVEAIRIGTLYIVPMACFYFISGFTNSFQGYFRGIGNLRVTLIATVIQIPIRVILTYSLLGRFGIQAVVIGTTLGWICMTLYELIFYRKYGIH, translated from the coding sequence ATGGCTCGTGACATGACTCAGGGAGGAATTACCAAACATCTTCTGGCATACGCCGTCCCTTTGATGTTCGCCAATCTTCTGCAGCAGCTTTACCAGACGGTGGACTCCATTATTGTGGGGCAGTATAACGGAAAGGAAGCGCTGGCCGCTATCGGGGCCGCCGGTCCCATCATGAATATTCTGATTTTCCTGATTGTGGGGCTCTCACTCGGCGCCTCCATCCTGATGTCCGAATATTTTGGGGCGCATGACTACGACGCCCTGAAAGCAGAGATGGCAACCTCCCTCGTTTCCGGCTTCCTCCTGACGGTTGTTCTCTCATTACTTTCCTTTGCGGGCAGCGGTCTTTTTATCACCCTGACCAGGACGCCGGCAGAAATTGCACCGATGGCCGCCGACTATCTGAGAGTCATCTCACTGGGACTGATTTTTACGTTTTTTTATAACATATTATCCGCGGGACTTCGCTCGCTGGGCGATGCCAGGGCTCCTCTCTACGTTCTCTGCATTACCACCGTGCTCCATGTTCTCCTGGCGGTTTATATGGTCGGCAGGCTGAATATGGGCGTACAGGGAGCCGCCTATGCGACCGTTATTTCACAGGCTGTTTCCTCACTGATGCTGTTTCTCTACATAAAACTCAAGGTGCCTTATCTGAGGCTGACATTGACGGAGCTGCGCATCAGGATGGACTTTCTGAGAAAGACCATCGATTTCAGCGCCATCTCCGCTCTTCAGCAGACCGTGCTCTACATCGGCCGGCTTCTGGTCCAGTCGGGCATTAATACGCTCGGTGTCGACGCCGTGGCCGCCTTTAACGCCGTCTCCATCATCGACAGCTATATCCTGGCGCCCGGGGACAGTTTGGCAGCCTCCGTCACCACATTTACCGCCCAGAACAAGGGCGCAAAGCAGTACAAAAGAATTCCTACCGGCCTGAAAACCGTTGTAGTGATGGCCGAGATATATATTATAACCATCTCCGCCCTCGTACTCATCGGAAAAAACCAGCTTCTGGGCATCTTCCTGAAGCCGGAGGAGGTCGAAGCCATCCGGATCGGAACGCTTTATATTGTGCCGATGGCCTGCTTTTACTTTATCAGCGGATTCACCAACAGCTTCCAGGGTTATTTCCGCGGTATCGGAAACCTTCGGGTAACGCTGATTGCCACGGTCATCCAGATTCCTATCCGCGTTATCCTGACCTACTCCCTGCTGGGCAGATTCGGGATTCAGGCGGTGGTGATAGGTACGACACTGGGCTGGATCTGCATGACTTTATATGAATTAATTTTCTATCGGAAATACGGCATCCATTAG
- a CDS encoding MerR family transcriptional regulator, with translation MKSTYTISEIADFFNISTQTLRYYDKIGLMKPVKTDESSGYRLYSGEQFDKLYLIRELKQLGLSLEQIKTYCETRDIRGLGRILDETSSSLERQLNELQSLKKHVDDYLRSIRLLENAHGRSICEFRPIRERYAYTVDINFQAEHLLHYIDILEESYARSSLQHVEPGHILLGIHRKELGKNNLDGYNFIGNMLKQPVSDKNVRTFPEGLYAVACHLGSYDTIFETYRKLLRYIRHHHYTISGDSLEISITDMAFTDNPEEFVTEIQIPVEESGSRPASETEPGTGPEAEPAPSPKPEHS, from the coding sequence ATGAAAAGTACATACACGATTTCAGAAATAGCGGATTTCTTCAATATCTCAACGCAGACACTGCGTTATTATGACAAGATTGGCCTTATGAAACCCGTGAAGACGGACGAGTCTTCGGGGTACCGTCTTTATAGCGGGGAGCAGTTTGACAAGCTCTATCTGATACGCGAACTGAAGCAGCTCGGTCTCTCCCTGGAACAGATTAAGACTTATTGTGAAACCAGGGATATACGCGGATTGGGCCGGATTCTCGATGAGACAAGCTCCTCACTGGAACGTCAGCTAAATGAACTTCAATCTCTGAAAAAACATGTGGACGATTATCTGAGGAGCATCCGTCTTCTGGAGAACGCCCACGGGCGCAGTATCTGTGAATTCCGGCCGATCCGTGAGCGCTACGCTTATACCGTGGATATTAATTTTCAGGCAGAGCATCTCCTGCACTACATAGATATTCTCGAGGAATCCTATGCCCGCTCTTCGCTTCAGCATGTCGAGCCTGGACATATCCTTCTGGGCATTCACAGGAAAGAACTGGGAAAGAATAACCTGGATGGATATAATTTTATCGGCAATATGCTGAAACAGCCCGTCAGCGATAAAAACGTGAGAACATTCCCGGAGGGACTGTATGCGGTAGCCTGCCACCTTGGCAGCTACGACACGATATTTGAGACTTACCGGAAACTTCTGCGCTATATCCGTCACCACCACTATACCATATCGGGCGATTCCCTGGAGATTTCCATCACCGATATGGCGTTCACCGATAACCCGGAAGAATTTGTTACCGAAATTCAGATTCCGGTGGAAGAATCGGGGTCGCGGCCTGCGTCGGAAACAGAACCAGGAACAGGGCCGGAGGCAGAACCTGCGCCATCGCCTAAACCGGAACATTCATAA
- a CDS encoding Na+/H+ antiporter NhaC family protein — MLTNPVVLAVLSLCILCLFKVNVLLSMLISLFIGGIAGGLGVAGTLSSMLGGLGGNGETALAYVLLGTFAACMAYTGITTILSKKVAAVVGENKYILILILTLIACASQNIVPVHIAYIPILIPPLLVIMNRLKIDRRGVACAIAFGHKAPYIAIPMGFGLIFMGIIKDNMTLNGMEVTLNEVASVNWILAVAMLIGLLIALFVTYRKPREYKDIAIVETHELSSLKLTTQHWCTIAAIVVVVILQIKFGSLPFAALGGLLVMFLTGAVKRKDIDEQFNEGIKLMGFIAFVMLVAGGFAQVLKDTGAVNELVDSSIKLMGGSKIIAATIITLIGLLVTMGIGTSFGTVPVLAVLYVPLCSKIGFSPAATIVLMSAAAALGDAGSPASDTTLGPTCGLNADGQHDHIWDTCVPTFLHFNIPLMIAAILAAQVL, encoded by the coding sequence ATGTTAACAAACCCTGTAGTATTGGCAGTTTTATCATTATGTATTCTTTGCTTATTTAAAGTAAACGTATTATTATCCATGCTTATTTCCCTGTTCATCGGCGGTATCGCCGGTGGACTGGGAGTGGCTGGAACACTGTCTTCCATGCTTGGAGGACTTGGCGGAAATGGCGAGACAGCGCTTGCATATGTTCTTCTGGGAACATTTGCCGCCTGTATGGCTTACACAGGAATTACAACGATTCTTTCCAAGAAGGTTGCCGCTGTGGTAGGTGAGAACAAGTATATTCTGATTCTTATCCTCACGCTGATTGCCTGTGCATCACAGAATATCGTTCCTGTACATATTGCTTATATTCCGATTCTTATTCCGCCGTTACTGGTAATCATGAACAGACTGAAGATTGACCGACGCGGCGTGGCTTGTGCCATCGCATTCGGCCACAAAGCTCCTTATATCGCAATTCCGATGGGATTTGGTCTTATCTTTATGGGTATCATCAAAGACAATATGACACTGAATGGTATGGAAGTTACCCTGAACGAGGTAGCGTCTGTTAACTGGATTCTGGCAGTGGCCATGTTGATTGGTCTTTTGATTGCGCTGTTTGTAACCTACAGAAAACCGCGTGAGTATAAAGACATTGCAATTGTTGAAACACATGAATTATCAAGCCTGAAATTAACTACACAGCACTGGTGCACGATCGCAGCCATCGTTGTTGTAGTAATTCTTCAGATTAAATTTGGTTCTCTTCCATTTGCAGCACTGGGCGGACTTCTCGTTATGTTCCTGACAGGCGCTGTTAAGAGAAAAGATATTGACGAACAGTTCAACGAAGGTATCAAATTAATGGGCTTTATCGCATTCGTTATGCTTGTAGCAGGCGGATTCGCACAGGTTCTGAAAGATACCGGCGCTGTTAATGAACTGGTAGACAGTTCAATTAAACTGATGGGTGGAAGCAAAATTATTGCGGCTACCATTATCACGCTGATTGGTCTTCTTGTAACAATGGGCATTGGTACCTCTTTCGGTACAGTTCCTGTTCTTGCAGTATTATACGTTCCGTTATGCTCTAAGATCGGATTTTCTCCGGCAGCTACTATCGTCCTGATGTCTGCAGCAGCAGCGCTCGGTGACGCTGGTTCACCGGCTTCCGATACAACGCTTGGGCCTACATGTGGTCTGAACGCTGATGGACAGCATGATCACATCTGGGATACTTGTGTACCTACATTCTTACACTTCAACATCCCGTTAATGATCGCTGCTATTCTGGCGGCACAGGTACTGTAA
- a CDS encoding tetratricopeptide repeat protein, which yields MKKVEINLCGNPTIFADGEKVNFPYKKVEGFLYYLCVKKTVTREEVICLLWGDEDETTGKKKLRDAVYQVRRFLDKDFLITTGHTGIALNPDYPVKIDLDYHVGSDAGQAGVFLDHFYIKNCYEFEEWVGGVREEQRQDISKSAREYLDEAREKKDVSLIQKYSNILIKNDPYNEELYYEIMNVYAENGNYTMAIRLYYDLLKLFQDELDMEPSQKVKDLFHQVFNVKEHVKTEGVSVDLPFIGRRRELYEISGFLERTAGEKVGCLAIEGEEGVGKTSFLECGLKLAAGKQMITLYAVCYRQGADFFLNPWNDIFQEIQQCIENGMIKDVLSPGQEEKLAQILNRGVGDDRESGRMTYQMIEKTVISLFTEISKKYRLVLAFDDIQWMDQMSFQLMCRLQFMLEPAALLTICTYNRSSEVEVMESLEPLVRRDFVKLLSLQPFTRDETDEILHKTLPELDSEPDKRQKLYELTDGNAFFLTEMINIIREKGYTLEKSPKTNFVIKARLSGISQDEKEVLDCMSVFPEKISIEEIELLMKGMDRLTLLKILERLQEGFLIKEVLVGWNVYYKFVHRIFQEYIYEKQSNGKRQLYHKMLAEYYEAQAELDFMVLPLVVYHYDKCHDQVKAYQYQIRYLKEFYTVINENFPVLHTEASDFGDDFGVMAEAEKMLELAEDVINLKDDSREIRRMKMEMHYIKGRYDIAMGEYDSGIANIEKSIFLAQKLNANKNLLACYKQQIFHGIQREDLEKVDKYVNLGLGCIKKEEKDEYATFLRLKGWYHVQRQEYRMAEEVLQKALMVFRELEDGEGKYTASIAACYNYIGDIYRIQDRFDEALEFYTKGITVGKGPVETNGLGQVYCNIGQVMYSQGRYEEAFNYLERARECLEKNGYRWGLERAEAYLAMTCLKTGCRKEAAEHYKKGVELSAKIGNPTTELLLETVRKELE from the coding sequence ATGAAGAAAGTTGAAATTAACCTGTGTGGAAATCCGACGATTTTTGCAGATGGGGAGAAGGTTAATTTCCCTTATAAAAAAGTAGAGGGATTTTTATATTATCTCTGTGTAAAGAAAACGGTTACCAGGGAGGAGGTCATCTGTCTTTTGTGGGGGGACGAAGACGAGACAACCGGTAAGAAGAAGCTGCGGGATGCGGTTTATCAGGTTAGACGTTTTCTGGACAAAGATTTTTTAATTACGACGGGTCATACGGGGATTGCACTGAATCCCGATTATCCGGTGAAAATTGATTTGGACTATCATGTGGGTTCAGATGCCGGACAGGCCGGTGTATTTCTGGACCATTTTTATATTAAGAACTGTTATGAATTTGAGGAATGGGTGGGAGGCGTCAGAGAAGAACAGCGCCAGGACATCTCAAAAAGCGCCAGGGAATACCTGGACGAGGCCCGCGAGAAAAAGGACGTTTCCCTGATTCAGAAATACAGTAATATCCTTATTAAAAATGATCCTTACAATGAGGAATTATATTATGAGATCATGAACGTATATGCGGAGAACGGGAATTACACGATGGCCATCCGCCTGTACTACGATCTCCTGAAGCTGTTCCAGGACGAGCTTGATATGGAACCGTCCCAAAAGGTCAAGGATTTGTTCCATCAGGTCTTCAACGTCAAGGAACATGTGAAGACGGAGGGCGTCTCCGTCGATCTTCCTTTTATCGGACGCAGAAGGGAACTTTATGAAATCAGCGGGTTCCTGGAGCGTACGGCAGGGGAGAAGGTGGGATGTCTGGCCATTGAAGGTGAGGAGGGCGTCGGAAAAACGTCATTTTTGGAATGCGGCCTGAAGCTTGCCGCAGGCAAACAGATGATTACTCTCTATGCGGTGTGTTACAGACAGGGAGCCGATTTCTTTTTAAACCCGTGGAATGATATTTTCCAGGAGATTCAGCAGTGCATTGAGAATGGGATGATTAAGGACGTGCTGTCACCCGGACAGGAGGAGAAGCTGGCCCAGATCCTGAACAGAGGCGTGGGTGATGACCGGGAAAGCGGAAGGATGACCTACCAGATGATTGAGAAGACGGTCATCAGCCTCTTTACGGAGATTTCAAAGAAGTACCGCCTGGTTCTGGCCTTTGACGATATCCAGTGGATGGATCAGATGAGTTTTCAGCTGATGTGCCGGCTGCAGTTTATGCTGGAACCGGCTGCCCTGCTTACGATCTGCACCTACAACAGGAGCAGCGAGGTGGAGGTGATGGAATCTCTGGAACCCCTGGTGCGCAGGGATTTTGTCAAGCTTTTGTCGCTTCAGCCGTTTACAAGGGATGAGACCGATGAGATTCTCCATAAGACGCTTCCGGAACTCGACTCGGAGCCGGATAAGCGTCAGAAACTTTATGAACTGACGGACGGCAACGCCTTCTTCCTGACGGAGATGATTAACATCATCAGGGAGAAAGGATATACGCTTGAAAAGTCACCGAAAACAAACTTTGTCATCAAGGCGAGACTTTCGGGCATATCCCAGGATGAGAAGGAAGTGCTGGACTGCATGTCGGTCTTTCCGGAGAAGATAAGCATTGAGGAAATCGAGCTTCTGATGAAGGGGATGGACCGTCTGACGCTTCTCAAAATCCTCGAACGGTTACAGGAAGGTTTCCTTATTAAAGAGGTATTGGTTGGATGGAATGTTTATTACAAATTTGTCCACCGCATCTTTCAGGAATACATTTACGAAAAACAGAGCAATGGAAAGCGCCAGCTGTACCATAAGATGCTGGCGGAATATTATGAGGCCCAGGCGGAGCTGGATTTCATGGTGCTGCCGCTGGTGGTTTATCATTATGACAAGTGTCACGACCAGGTTAAGGCCTATCAGTACCAGATACGCTATCTGAAAGAATTTTATACGGTCATCAATGAGAATTTCCCTGTGCTTCATACAGAGGCCTCCGACTTCGGGGACGACTTCGGCGTTATGGCCGAGGCGGAGAAGATGCTTGAGCTGGCGGAGGACGTCATCAACCTGAAAGACGATTCCAGGGAGATACGCCGTATGAAGATGGAGATGCATTACATCAAGGGCAGATACGACATCGCCATGGGGGAATATGACAGCGGAATCGCCAATATTGAAAAGAGCATTTTCCTCGCCCAGAAGCTGAACGCCAACAAGAACCTGCTGGCTTGCTATAAACAGCAGATATTCCACGGAATCCAGAGGGAAGATTTGGAGAAGGTGGATAAATATGTGAACCTGGGACTGGGATGTATTAAAAAGGAAGAGAAAGACGAATACGCCACCTTCCTGCGCCTTAAGGGCTGGTACCATGTGCAGAGGCAGGAGTACAGGATGGCGGAGGAAGTCCTCCAGAAGGCGCTGATGGTATTCCGGGAGCTGGAAGACGGAGAAGGAAAGTATACGGCCAGTATCGCAGCCTGCTATAATTATATCGGCGATATCTACCGGATTCAGGATCGGTTTGACGAGGCGCTGGAATTCTACACAAAGGGAATTACGGTGGGAAAAGGGCCTGTGGAGACGAACGGTCTGGGCCAGGTTTACTGCAATATCGGCCAGGTCATGTACAGCCAGGGCAGATACGAGGAGGCTTTCAATTATCTCGAGCGCGCCAGGGAGTGCCTGGAAAAGAACGGATACAGATGGGGCCTTGAAAGGGCGGAGGCTTACCTTGCCATGACCTGCCTGAAGACAGGATGCCGCAAAGAGGCGGCAGAGCATTACAAAAAGGGCGTGGAATTGTCTGCCAAGATAGGAAATCCGACGACAGAACTGCTTCTTGAGACGGTCAGGAAGGAACTGGAATAG